The proteins below are encoded in one region of Lentisphaera araneosa HTCC2155:
- a CDS encoding archaemetzincin, which produces MKFYQWLCFFVLFNVGAQHEEIERKAKVLRSERLPTQYEKLKALHEKFGEIQAGDWLAQHEESGQSVKEYIRTRRVRRSSVKKYIYIQRIGNFTETQSEILDKTKTYMSLCFGVEVKELKALPEKAISPSGQRIHPSWGMKQFYTKYLMEDILKKQKPKDALCLIGFTATDLYPDPNWNFVFGIARPRDGLGLWSIYRNGNPDESQEAYQLCLKRTIKTAIHEAGHLFSIKHCLAYKCVMNGSNSREESDSRNLYFCPSCLYKLCGNLKINSGERFARLAKCCDENSFTEESEFFRRSIKAQAEE; this is translated from the coding sequence ATGAAGTTTTATCAATGGCTTTGCTTTTTTGTACTCTTTAATGTTGGAGCTCAACACGAAGAAATAGAGCGCAAAGCCAAGGTGCTTCGCTCTGAAAGACTCCCAACTCAATATGAGAAGCTAAAAGCGCTTCACGAAAAATTTGGCGAGATACAAGCAGGCGATTGGTTGGCTCAGCATGAAGAATCGGGGCAGAGTGTCAAAGAATACATCCGCACCCGCCGTGTTCGTCGTAGTTCAGTCAAAAAATATATTTATATACAAAGAATTGGAAACTTCACCGAGACACAAAGCGAGATCTTAGATAAGACCAAGACTTATATGAGTTTATGTTTTGGGGTCGAAGTCAAAGAGCTCAAGGCCTTACCTGAAAAAGCTATTTCACCTTCAGGTCAACGCATTCATCCCTCCTGGGGTATGAAGCAGTTTTATACCAAGTACTTGATGGAGGATATTCTCAAAAAGCAAAAGCCAAAAGACGCCTTGTGTCTCATTGGGTTTACAGCGACTGACTTATACCCCGACCCCAATTGGAATTTTGTTTTTGGTATTGCGAGGCCACGCGATGGTTTGGGTTTGTGGTCGATTTATCGCAATGGCAATCCAGATGAAAGTCAGGAGGCCTATCAACTTTGTTTGAAGAGAACGATAAAAACAGCTATTCACGAAGCGGGACATCTATTTAGCATCAAACACTGTCTCGCATACAAGTGTGTTATGAATGGCAGTAACTCCCGGGAGGAATCCGATAGTCGAAATCTTTATTTTTGTCCTTCCTGCCTCTATAAGCTTTGTGGTAATCTTAAGATCAATTCGGGTGAACGCTTTGCGAGGCTCGCAAAATGTTGCGACGAAAATTCTTTTACTGAAGAATCCGAGTTTTTTAGGAGATCCATCAAGGCTCAAGCGGAGGAGTAA
- a CDS encoding arylesterase — MKYFFLILTFALTTIAEEQRIVCLGDSLTAGYGVLESEAWPALLQNKLDAEKASAKVINAGSSGSTSAGGMSKVKWLFKKDVDVLILALGANDGLRGLSTEMLEKNLQSIIDYCKEKKPSIRIIIAGMKTPPNMGQDYATSFEKVYPKLAEKNKIELIPFMLEEVAGHAKMNLPDGIHPNPEGHKIICQLVWDILKAKPSQSSPSK, encoded by the coding sequence ATGAAATACTTTTTCTTAATATTGACTTTCGCCCTCACTACAATTGCTGAAGAGCAGCGCATTGTTTGCCTAGGCGATAGTTTAACGGCTGGCTATGGCGTTTTAGAAAGCGAGGCTTGGCCAGCGCTTCTTCAAAATAAACTCGATGCAGAAAAGGCCTCTGCAAAAGTCATCAATGCGGGCTCGAGCGGCAGCACCTCAGCTGGTGGCATGAGCAAAGTGAAATGGCTCTTCAAAAAAGATGTCGACGTTCTTATCCTTGCTCTCGGAGCGAATGATGGCTTACGTGGTTTGAGCACGGAAATGTTGGAAAAAAATCTTCAGAGTATTATCGATTATTGCAAAGAAAAAAAGCCTAGTATTCGGATCATCATAGCGGGCATGAAAACTCCCCCCAATATGGGACAAGATTATGCGACTAGCTTTGAAAAAGTTTACCCTAAGCTCGCTGAGAAAAATAAAATCGAACTCATCCCCTTTATGCTAGAGGAGGTTGCGGGTCACGCAAAAATGAATCTCCCCGATGGAATTCACCCCAATCCTGAGGGACACAAAATCATCTGCCAACTGGTATGGGATATCCTCAAAGCAAAGCCGAGTCAATCAAGCCCTTCAAAGTAA
- a CDS encoding AAA family ATPase, whose protein sequence is MHKVSTTDDCGSILMTESVLSDKSEAIEFIQKIRSQVGKVVIGQDEVVERVLIALFTGGHLLLEGLPGLAKTLLVNTVAKAVDLEFSRVQFTIDMLPSDILGSEMLDQQKGGFYVNKGPVFTNLLLADEINRAAPKVQGALLECMQERKVTIGKESFQLPSPFLVIATQNPVEQSGTFELPEAQLDRFMMMHRLGYPKEEEEFSILTQQLGLGLNKSEKGGAVPQSAFDLIEDKAIGGIEHLVKVMEMIQTVHVSEVFTQHCLQLVRKTRENPLIEMGASPRAGLALVQAARARAFIHERDYVVPEDLFALAEDVVLHRIRLTYEALAEGHSGREVLNQSLNQLG, encoded by the coding sequence ATGCATAAGGTTTCAACCACAGATGACTGTGGATCAATTTTAATGACGGAGAGTGTTTTGAGTGATAAGTCCGAAGCGATAGAATTTATACAAAAAATAAGAAGCCAAGTTGGCAAAGTAGTGATAGGTCAGGATGAAGTAGTTGAAAGGGTATTAATTGCTCTGTTTACTGGGGGACACTTATTGCTCGAGGGTTTACCGGGCTTAGCAAAAACACTCTTAGTCAACACCGTGGCAAAAGCTGTTGATTTAGAGTTTAGTCGCGTTCAGTTTACCATCGATATGTTGCCATCCGATATTCTGGGAAGTGAAATGCTCGACCAACAAAAGGGCGGCTTTTATGTGAATAAAGGTCCCGTTTTCACTAATTTACTTTTAGCCGATGAAATTAACCGAGCGGCACCAAAAGTGCAGGGTGCTTTGCTCGAATGTATGCAGGAACGCAAGGTGACCATTGGTAAAGAAAGTTTTCAGTTACCTTCACCCTTTTTGGTGATTGCCACACAAAATCCCGTTGAGCAGAGTGGGACATTTGAGTTGCCAGAAGCGCAGCTCGACCGCTTTATGATGATGCACCGTCTAGGCTACCCCAAAGAAGAGGAAGAATTCAGTATTTTGACTCAGCAACTCGGCTTAGGTTTAAACAAAAGTGAAAAAGGTGGAGCCGTTCCACAAAGTGCCTTTGATTTGATCGAAGATAAAGCAATTGGTGGTATTGAGCACTTGGTTAAAGTCATGGAAATGATTCAGACTGTACATGTGAGTGAAGTTTTTACTCAACATTGTTTACAGCTGGTGAGAAAAACTCGTGAAAACCCACTCATCGAAATGGGGGCGAGTCCACGTGCCGGCCTTGCCTTAGTTCAAGCCGCCCGTGCGAGAGCTTTTATTCATGAACGCGATTATGTCGTTCCCGAAGATTTATTTGCTTTGGCAGAGGATGTGGTTTTACACAGAATTCGTTTAACTTATGAAGCCTTGGCGGAAGGGCATAGTGGACGTGAGGTTTTAAATCAGAGTCTCAATCAATTGGGGTGA
- a CDS encoding DUF58 domain-containing protein has translation MASTPPVNDHLDEKQFSLAVKRLADSLAYGADSSPFLGGGIDFVQSRQYIPGDSVKSIDWRVTARTGKVFVKEYEAPKQMPMYILLDTSASMCVSSLKLSKYALAVQIATGLALVAQDRMSPVGLMGCGSRERDLHFQPSLSKNVLMQWAYSLRHYNLEESTSLSLTLRHLLPSLKSKSLLVIISDLHDPEAISALKLAHQEHDCLVLLMRDPAEDGSLGGGIFRAHEAESPKAFVSHGKKLGLAGENYTEKLKRAGLDHLLLRTDLPVMSKLRHFLKHRDLLGKSRL, from the coding sequence TTGGCCTCTACTCCCCCAGTTAATGACCATCTCGATGAGAAACAGTTTTCTCTAGCGGTCAAACGTCTCGCGGATAGCTTGGCTTATGGCGCTGATTCATCGCCGTTTTTAGGAGGTGGGATCGACTTTGTACAGTCGCGTCAATACATACCGGGCGATTCGGTGAAGTCAATTGATTGGCGCGTAACAGCGAGAACGGGAAAAGTATTTGTCAAAGAGTACGAAGCTCCCAAACAAATGCCGATGTATATTTTGCTTGATACTTCAGCTTCGATGTGTGTGAGCTCACTTAAGTTGAGCAAATATGCTTTAGCAGTACAAATTGCGACTGGCCTGGCACTTGTTGCGCAAGATCGTATGAGCCCCGTAGGTTTAATGGGCTGTGGTAGTAGGGAAAGGGATTTGCACTTTCAGCCGAGTTTGTCAAAAAATGTGCTTATGCAATGGGCGTATAGTTTGCGTCATTATAATCTTGAAGAGAGTACCTCGCTGTCTCTGACCTTACGCCATTTATTACCTTCTTTAAAAAGTAAAAGTCTGTTAGTTATCATTTCAGATTTACATGATCCCGAAGCGATTTCGGCATTGAAGCTCGCGCATCAAGAACACGATTGCTTAGTTTTACTCATGCGAGACCCCGCAGAGGATGGGTCGCTTGGTGGTGGGATTTTTCGTGCACACGAAGCGGAGTCTCCTAAAGCCTTTGTCAGTCACGGTAAGAAACTGGGCTTAGCGGGAGAAAATTATACCGAAAAATTAAAGCGAGCAGGTTTAGATCATTTATTATTGAGAACAGATTTACCAGTTATGTCGAAGTTGCGTCATTTCTTAAAGCATAGAGATCTCTTAGGCAAGAGTCGTTTATGA
- a CDS encoding M16 family metallopeptidase, whose translation MRFVLLVSLLVSLGLGAKEKLPVDKSLQLGELKNGMKYILRHNQKPPGKVSIYLHVSSGSLDEDENQLGLAHFLEHMAFNGSENFAPGELIKYFESIGLTFGMHQNAFTSFDQTTYSLDLPSTDKATVDKGLLCMSDFAYRLSLVESEIDRERGVIQEEEVARDSLGYRMLKKSLPEILPNSRIAERLPIGKMEIIKTAPRQAFVDFYKKWYKPDNTTLIIVGDADMEMVEELIEKHFSAWQGKVDEHAKPEVKAYTEDRVVILTDPELTTSELTLYGIEPEVEVLKTEDDYLRSLKDSVISWMVNQRLAKLKQTGDAAFLSASIGRGDLWNAATMNHVGITAKNERWEEAVKQVLTELKRLEQHGFDKTELIKAKKAQVSSLDKAIQSYGNMSNGQIVRGINNDVTEGVLSMSPMQEKIYLEKYLDKLNLVQLHEIFLKNYTKGHRLAMVQMPNSAEVPSEAKVKELLDEMAKIKTEAGEFAAIKDNLLEKEPVAKDPVTETVEEELAITEFNFENGCVCRHRHMDYEKDQVYVELNIAGGVLEEKENELGLTRMAGMVLNQASSSLMSFSDIRDWRIGKKFSLQASVETTRVKFSLTSTKKDLPYALEMLHMYLTDYKIDDKLFEQTREQALVSLKERPKNSNAMLSKGLYESVWSHEKRLNQFLGEEFLNSVQRSVVEAWIQKILYNNPIEMSIVGDINLEQSKALVAKFQGSLAKRLDLKEIPLTIGQPSGDVAVKVPVQTKDQKCLILSGWNITEVNDKEGLALFLAGKIAATRLFKEIREKRNLTYSIFSTYAPSRPLRQSSKFYIYFTAQIDKVDQASKEARAVVLKLRDEGVTNEELDKVRKQMKNILDQELVKPSFWVSKLGALDIEGDTLLRYKTLQEDYAAVTAEQIQDLMKRCFKQEKTFQVITIPEGDKVAK comes from the coding sequence ATGCGTTTTGTTTTATTAGTATCACTATTGGTGAGTTTGGGTTTAGGAGCTAAAGAAAAGCTGCCTGTTGATAAAAGTTTACAGTTGGGTGAACTCAAAAATGGCATGAAGTACATTTTGCGCCACAATCAGAAGCCTCCAGGCAAAGTATCGATCTATTTACATGTGAGCTCGGGTTCTCTCGACGAAGATGAGAATCAATTGGGATTAGCCCACTTTTTGGAACACATGGCTTTTAATGGTTCGGAAAATTTTGCACCAGGTGAATTAATTAAATATTTTGAATCCATTGGTTTAACTTTTGGCATGCACCAAAATGCTTTCACTTCTTTTGACCAAACAACTTACTCTCTCGATCTTCCTTCAACGGATAAAGCAACTGTAGATAAAGGTTTGCTTTGCATGTCAGATTTTGCCTATCGCCTTAGCTTAGTTGAGTCAGAAATTGACCGTGAGCGTGGGGTTATTCAAGAGGAAGAAGTGGCGCGTGATAGCTTGGGTTATCGCATGCTTAAGAAATCCCTACCAGAAATTCTGCCTAATTCCCGCATTGCAGAACGTTTACCCATCGGTAAAATGGAAATCATCAAAACTGCTCCTCGTCAAGCTTTCGTAGATTTTTATAAGAAGTGGTATAAGCCCGATAATACGACTTTGATCATTGTTGGTGATGCCGATATGGAAATGGTTGAGGAATTGATCGAGAAACATTTTTCTGCTTGGCAAGGTAAAGTTGACGAACATGCAAAGCCGGAAGTAAAGGCTTATACAGAAGATCGCGTGGTGATTTTGACGGATCCTGAATTGACGACTTCGGAACTGACGCTTTATGGAATTGAGCCTGAAGTTGAAGTTTTAAAGACTGAGGATGATTACTTACGTTCGCTTAAAGATTCGGTGATTTCTTGGATGGTGAACCAACGTTTAGCGAAATTAAAACAAACAGGTGATGCGGCATTCCTATCGGCTAGTATTGGACGTGGAGATTTATGGAATGCGGCGACCATGAATCATGTGGGAATTACAGCGAAGAATGAACGCTGGGAAGAAGCTGTTAAGCAAGTCTTGACCGAACTCAAGCGTTTGGAGCAACATGGTTTTGACAAAACGGAATTAATCAAAGCCAAGAAAGCTCAGGTGTCTTCATTAGATAAAGCGATTCAAAGTTATGGCAATATGAGTAATGGCCAGATTGTCAGAGGCATTAATAACGATGTGACCGAAGGTGTCTTATCCATGTCTCCCATGCAAGAAAAAATCTATCTCGAAAAGTATTTAGATAAACTTAATCTTGTGCAACTCCATGAAATCTTCTTAAAAAATTATACTAAGGGGCACCGTTTAGCAATGGTGCAGATGCCAAACTCAGCTGAAGTTCCCTCTGAGGCAAAAGTGAAAGAACTTTTGGATGAAATGGCGAAAATTAAGACAGAAGCTGGTGAGTTTGCAGCGATAAAAGACAATTTACTTGAGAAAGAGCCTGTGGCTAAAGATCCTGTCACAGAAACAGTAGAAGAAGAATTGGCAATCACTGAGTTCAATTTTGAAAATGGTTGTGTCTGCCGTCATCGTCACATGGATTATGAAAAGGATCAAGTTTACGTAGAGCTTAATATTGCGGGCGGTGTTTTAGAAGAGAAGGAAAATGAACTTGGCCTAACTCGCATGGCGGGCATGGTTTTAAATCAAGCGAGTTCAAGTTTGATGAGTTTTAGCGATATTCGCGATTGGCGTATCGGGAAGAAGTTTAGCTTGCAAGCGAGCGTCGAAACAACTCGTGTTAAGTTTTCTCTAACTTCCACCAAGAAAGACCTCCCTTATGCCTTGGAGATGCTGCACATGTACCTCACCGATTACAAAATTGATGATAAGCTTTTTGAGCAAACTCGTGAGCAAGCTCTGGTGTCTTTAAAAGAGCGCCCTAAGAATTCTAATGCGATGTTGAGCAAAGGACTCTACGAGAGTGTGTGGAGCCATGAAAAACGTTTGAACCAATTTCTAGGAGAGGAATTTCTTAATTCAGTTCAACGTTCCGTAGTGGAAGCCTGGATACAAAAGATTCTCTATAATAACCCCATTGAAATGAGTATTGTTGGAGATATTAATCTCGAGCAAAGCAAAGCTTTAGTGGCCAAATTCCAAGGTTCATTAGCTAAGCGCCTTGACCTTAAAGAGATTCCGCTCACGATTGGTCAACCAAGCGGTGATGTAGCGGTGAAAGTTCCGGTGCAAACTAAGGATCAAAAATGCCTCATTTTGAGTGGTTGGAATATAACTGAAGTCAATGATAAAGAAGGTTTGGCACTCTTCCTCGCAGGGAAAATCGCCGCCACTCGCTTGTTCAAAGAAATTCGCGAAAAGCGCAATTTAACTTACTCAATCTTCAGTACCTATGCTCCTTCACGCCCCTTGCGTCAGAGCAGTAAATTTTATATTTACTTCACGGCTCAAATCGATAAAGTTGATCAAGCATCCAAAGAAGCGCGTGCAGTCGTTCTTAAACTAAGGGATGAAGGTGTCACTAATGAAGAATTGGATAAAGTTCGCAAACAGATGAAAAATATCTTGGACCAAGAATTAGTGAAGCCAAGCTTTTGGGTTAGTAAACTCGGAGCCCTAGATATTGAAGGCGACACTTTATTGCGCTACAAAACCTTGCAAGAAGATTATGCAGCGGTCACAGCTGAGCAAATTCAAGACTTAATGAAGCGTTGTTTCAAGCAAGAAAAAACCTTCCAAGTGATTACCATTCCGGAGGGAGATAAAGTCGCCAAGTAA
- a CDS encoding vWA domain-containing protein gives MNLDLMTFSSSEWFLLGVIPLLLIFQVWLSKGQPITLPMDGGEASNQRFVRVLCNLAGMLPSLLLIIVIFILAGPKIKGKPEDEKIISNIQICLDSSGSMRADFGGKNRYEVAMQAVKEFTEYREGDAFGLTVFGTEYINWVPVTKDTSAIALATPFLAPDRMSKWFGGTNIAKALRGSQQQLLQQEDGDRMIILVSDGVSGSPNDTVDMAQELRNNKIVAYCIYIGSGNGSPEMNALAAITGGQVFGVNNPKALDETFRFIDKMEKAKFIKKEAKEEDYYKPFSIGGLSFLTLYLLSLYGLRYNPW, from the coding sequence ATGAACTTGGATTTGATGACTTTTTCTTCAAGTGAATGGTTCCTCTTAGGAGTGATCCCATTGCTGCTGATATTTCAGGTTTGGCTCAGCAAAGGGCAGCCTATTACCTTGCCGATGGATGGCGGAGAGGCCTCGAATCAGAGATTTGTCAGAGTCTTATGCAATTTAGCGGGGATGTTACCAAGCCTACTTTTAATTATTGTAATTTTCATTTTAGCGGGGCCTAAAATTAAAGGTAAGCCGGAAGACGAAAAAATTATTTCCAATATTCAGATTTGTTTAGATTCATCGGGGTCCATGAGAGCGGACTTTGGCGGAAAGAATCGCTATGAAGTGGCTATGCAAGCCGTGAAAGAATTTACGGAATACAGAGAAGGCGATGCCTTTGGCTTAACGGTGTTTGGTACGGAATACATCAATTGGGTTCCCGTCACTAAAGATACTTCTGCGATTGCATTAGCGACGCCATTCCTTGCACCAGATCGAATGAGCAAGTGGTTTGGAGGAACCAATATTGCTAAGGCCTTAAGAGGCAGTCAACAGCAACTCTTACAACAAGAAGATGGCGATCGCATGATCATTCTCGTTTCAGATGGCGTGAGTGGAAGCCCAAATGATACAGTGGATATGGCTCAGGAACTTAGAAATAACAAGATTGTTGCCTACTGCATTTATATTGGTTCTGGTAATGGCAGCCCAGAGATGAATGCCCTGGCGGCGATAACGGGTGGCCAAGTCTTTGGCGTTAATAACCCAAAAGCTTTAGATGAAACCTTTCGTTTTATCGATAAAATGGAGAAAGCAAAGTTCATCAAAAAAGAAGCCAAAGAAGAAGATTATTACAAGCCTTTCTCTATCGGCGGCCTAAGTTTTTTGACTCTTTATTTGCTGAGCCTTTATGGTTTGAGGTATAACCCATGGTAG